The stretch of DNA NNNNNNNNNNNNNNNNNNNNNNNNNNNNNNNNNNNNNNNNNNNNNNNNNNNNNNNNNNNNNNNNNNNNNNNNNNNNNNNNNNNNNNNNNNNNNNNNNNNNNNNNNNNNNNNNNNNNNNNNNNNNNNNNNNNNNNNNNNNNNNNNNNNNNNNNNNNNNNNNNNNNNNNNNNNNNNNNNNNNNNNNNNNNNNNNNNNNNNNNNNNNNNNNNNNNNNNNNNNNNNNNNNNNNNNNNNNNNNNNNNNNNNNNNNNNNNNNNNNNNNNNNNNNNNNNNNNNNNNNNNNNNNNNNNNNNNNNNNNNNNNNNNNNNNNNNNNNNNNNNNNNNNNNNNNNNNNNNNNNNNNNNNNNNNNNNNNNNNNNNNNNNNNNNNNNNNNNNNNNNNNNNNNNNNNNNNNNNNNNNNNNNNNNNNNNNNNNNNNNNNNNNNNNNNNNNNNNNNNNNNNNNNNNNNNNNNNNNNNNNNNNNNNNNNNNNNNNNNNNNNNNNNNNNNNNNNNNNNNNNNNNNNNNNNNNNNNNNNNNNNNNNNNNNNNNNNNNNNNNNNNNNNNNNNNNNNNNNNNNNNNNNNNNNNNNNNNNNNNNNNNNNNNNNNNNNNNNNAGATTAAGCTAGGTgctggtagtgcacacctttaatcccagcactcactcagaggcagaagcaggcagatctctgtgagttcaaggcctacagagcaagttccagtacagctaggactgttatatagagaaaccttgtctcagaaaaccaaaataaaagaaaaaaacttcagatTACAATTGGGTAGtaacttcaaatgatttaattaagaaaaagtttctaccctgtctcaaaaaaaaaaaaaaaagaaaagaaaaagaaaaagttcctcAGGAAAGTCAAgagctgatacacagagaaaccctgtctggaaaacccaagtgaatacataaataaataaaagataaatagataaacaaataaaaggtttCAACCaggagggtggtggtggctgcccacacctttaatccaagcactcaggaaacaagaggtaagcagacctctgtgagtttgaggctaacctgctcttacatagtgagttccaggacaggaaaacacagagaagccctgtcttgaaaaacaaaaaaaaaaaaaacaaaaaaaaaaaagaaagaaagaaaaaataatctacCTAGTTAGTtacagatgtagtcaagttgagaACCAAGAATGCCCATCACGGGATAGTGAACTTCCCAGATAGCTGGCTTCTTCTCACCCTCCTGACCTAAAATAAACCCCTGGCAGTTTAAAACAAAAGCTTTGTggactttgttttgttatttttattttattttttNNNNNNNNNNNNNNNNNNNNNNNNNNNNNNNNNNNNNNNNNNNNNNNNNNNNNNNNNNNNNNNNNNNNNNNNNNNNNNNNNNNNNNNNNNNNNNNNNNNNNNNNNNNNNNNNNNNNNNNNNNNNNNNNNNNNNNNNNNNNNNNNNNNNNNNNNNNNNNNNNNNNNNNNNNNNNNNNNNNNNNNNNNNNNNNNNNNNNNNNNNNNNNNNNNNNNNNNNNNNNNNNNNNNNNNNNNNNNNNNNNNNNNNNNNNNNNNNNNNNNNNNNNNNNNNNNNNNNNNNNNNNNNNNNNNNNNNNNNNNNNNNNNNNNNNNNNNNNNNNNNNNNNNNNNNNNNNNNNNNNNNNNNNNNNNNNNNNNNNNNNNNNNNNNNNNNNNNNNNNNNNNNNNNNNNNNNNNNNNNNNNNNNNNNNNNNNNNNNNNNNNNNNNNNNNNNNNNNNNNNNNNNNNNNNNNNNNNNNNNNNNNNNNNNNNNNNNNNNNNNNNNNNNNNNNNNNNNNNNNNNNNNNNNNNNNNNNNNNNNNNNNNNNNNNNNNNNNNNNNNNNNNNNNNNNNNNNNNNNNNNNNNNNNNNcagaagagggtgacagatctcattacagatggttgtgagccaccatgtggttgctgggaattgaactcaggacctctggaagagcagccagtgctcttatcctctgagccatctctccagccccagtacaCACTCtttcaagaggtggaggcagatctccgagagttcaaggccagcctgagggagttctaggacaaccagagctacacagagcaaccctgtctctaaatggcctggaccagagagatggctcactaaGTACCTGCTACTGTAGAACTGTAAGataattctgaagccatttctgacaactctcagtctcagcagtaatgctcccttcttcccctctgggaaccaaggacctaacaattacccacacacatactgaaatgttgggaactttccatcaccttcctgagtccttgtgaatgttctccaaatagaactcagttactGAACAGGGGTAAGATAACCCTTAGGTATCGATTCAGCgactgatgttttgacttaggccctgggaaaggggcaaagtgaccctcagatgttttcccttacctcatctgatctggcaaccgctctctagccaattattggtaatagcccttttgaacaAACCAATCGTAATAGTTAAAGgacaacccccagacaccccttccttctgtgttttttttttcctttaaaaatagcctataccagacattcagggtcttctagcctcccgactgctggaggaccctgtcatgacagaattaataaaatcctcatgcttttacatcagctgtgatgAGAGATgtctcttggggcgactcctcctcctTGGTAATCGGACAGTAGGGTCCAACACTACCAAGTCTGATAATCTGAGTTTCATTCATGAGACCTACACAGTGGAAGAAAAAGCCTACTTCCATGTCTTCTATCTCCACACACACTATGGAGAGTGGGAGGTCAGGTGGCATACACACTTAGTGATAAATTGAGGGTATGGTATTCAGAGGCTGAAACAGAAAGATCGTGAGCCTGAAGCCAACCTTGCTACCAcacagttccagaccagcctaaaACTAACTGAATACATAACCAGAATTTTCCTTAagttaaattgttttgtttttcaagacagggcttctctgagtagccctggaactcactctgtagaccagggtggccttaaactcagtgatcttcctgcctctgcctccaagtgctgggattaaaggtgtataccacaaCTACCTggcttaaattaaattttatttattcatgttttttgagtcagtgtttgtctgtgtgtaacactgtctgtcctggaactagctctgtagatccaggctggcctcgaactcagaaaccacctgcctctgcttcccgagggcAGGGTAGAAACAGggtgtgtgcgccaccaccgtccggtttcaaatattttttttaatgaaaagaaaaaagacagcctGGTGTTGGGGTGttggtagcccacacctttaaatctcagcactggagaggcagagggcagaggtaggagaatttggtgagttcgagaccagtctggactacataatgagttctaggacagggtctaaagctacacagagaaaccctagctgaaaacagaaaaagagagggctggggaaatggctcagtggttaagagcattgcctgctcttccaaaggtcctgagttcaattcccggcaaccacatggtggctcacaaccatctgtaatgatctctggtgccctcttcacagaatattgtatacataataaataaatttaaaaaaaagaagaaaaaaataagacaaaattaaaacaaataataaatagaaaagacaaaatggaaataaataataaataaataatattattaaatacataataaaaaatgcaaGACGTTCAGCAAGTTGGCCGCTGCTTTCAGCTCCCATTTCCGGTCGCCAAAGCCGGTACCCACAGTAGTCTCCCAGGGCGCGTGCTGATGACGTCAAAGTAGTTGCAGCTCGTGATGTCATCAGAACGTGCCATGAAGTACAGAGCAGCGCGTTGTCTGTTTCACGCGGCCGAGGGCTGCTGAGCTTGGAGGAGTCGACTGCACTCGGACATGGCCGAGCCTGCGGCCGGAGTGAGCCGCTTCAAAGCCAAGTAAGCCCTGGGCGGAGGCGCCGACGGCGAAGGGAGACTGGTTCGCTGTCCGAGGAACCGGGAAGAGCCAGTTTAGGAGGGTGTTCACGGTGATACAGGGGGCTGAGGCCTGTGCTCAGTCAGTCCCCCTGGCTGTGTGCAGCTCTGTTTAGTGCTAGGATGGGAACAGGCCCTGCCTTTATCCGTAGTGTAGTTTCCAGACAGTTTTTACCCGTCGCTGAGTAGATTAGATTATTGTTAGCAAAGAAAGCACCGCTGTTGGTGGGTTCACTGGGTGCAGAGCACGGGAGGCTGGTTTTATCCTGATGGGCAGACTTCCAGGGAGTGGACTTGGGGCTGGGGGCATTGCGGGAGGTGAGCATTGGATTTGGGAAGACCAGCCCAGCCCCCACATACAGGATAGAGGCAGAAGACCTGTCACAGGACCTGGGCCAGGAACAAGTTGACAGTTCAGAAAGATGGGCAGAAGTCCTTCCTGGGCAGGGTCGCGGAAGCACGTGAGACGAAGGGAAGCTTTGAGCACTGCGATGTCACCCATCGGCTGTTCTAAAGGGCACTAGACAATAGAGATGGAAGGGTAGGCAGGGCACCCAGTGAGGAGACTGGTAAGGCCACTCCCCGCACCCCCCAGGAAACTGCAGTGGCTTGGCTTGGATCAAAGCAGTggagaaaatgggaaagaggaCAGCTAGTTGGGGAGAAACCaaatgaggctgaggcaggaggagggagactTGGTAGTGTAGTGGCATGCTGGGCCTCACTGGTGAAGACCTCGAGAGTGTGttacctttttctggcctccccCAGCTAGCAGGGAGCCCCCAAAAGCCTCTCTTCCGAAGCCTGGTCTGTTGCCTTCACCTTATTCAGGCCCACCTCTTCAAGTTATATGACGACCCCTTGAGGGCCAAGAGGCATGATCACCAACTAGCCTTGAGTCTCAACCTTTCTGTAAGGTGATGATAGCATCCACCCTCTGAGctgttagggtttttttgtttgttgtttttttgttttgtgtgtaggttttttgttttgtttttctcgaGACTGGTTTTCTCTATATAATagtcctagctctcctggaattagctcttgtagaccaggctggcctcaaactcacggagatccacctgcctctgcctcccaagtgctggaagtgctgggattaaaggcactcactaccactgcctggctgagctATTAGTTTTTATCTCTAGGTTCCTGCCGCTGCCTGGGTACTCTGCAAGGTCAAGGATTTGACTCATCTCTGGGAGAACACCCAGGACAGGGCGTGGAATGGGCCGAGGGACTTGGGCGATCACTCAGTATCGTATTCTCTTTCCAGCTATGCTGTTGAGCGAAAGATTGAACCTTTCTACAAGGGCGGGAAAGCACAGGTAACTATCTCCACGGGCAGTTAGGGGGCAAAGGGATAGGGAATACTGAGTGGTTCCTTGACTGAGACCTCTTTGTCCCTAGCTGGACCAGACCGGCAATTACCTCTTTTGTGTTTGTGGTACCAAAGTCAACATCCTAGATGTGGCCTCAGGGGCTTTGCTTCGGAGCCTGGAGCAGGTGAGGACAGGCTAGGCAGGTGTGAGAGGCTTGAGGGGAAGGTAGCATATTCTTACAGCGCTCTGTATTCCCACTCTGCCCTTAGGAGGACCAAGAGGACATTACTGCCTTTGACCTCAGTCCTAATGATGAAGTATGATGGGTAGGGGTGGTGGGTAAGCACTGGTACCTCCCTTCCACACTGAATTGGCAAATGTGTCTTATACTCTGGCTATACTGTCTTACCCTGCCCCCAGGTCCTGGTAACAGCCAGCCGGGCACTGCTGCTGGCTCAGTGGGCCTGGCGAGAAGGCACCGTCACTCGTCTGTGGAAGGCGATACACACAGCCCCTGTGGCCTCCATGGCTTTCGACACCACCTCTACACTGTTAGCTACAGGTGGGACCCCAGCTAGGTGGGGGCGCTGGAGGGCACAAGGGCAAGGACTCTGTACACCTTTACCTCAAACATATTCCCACAGGTGGCTGTGATGGCACCGTACGTGTCTGGGACATTGTGCAACATTATGGGACACACCACTTCCGAGGCTCCCCCGGTGTCATTCAGTGAGTGGGTCGGTGGAGGAAGGGTGGCTAGAAGTACCGCCCTTGGAAGTACGGCTAATTCGTCTCTATCTTGCTCCAGTTTGGTGGCCTTCCATCCAGACCCCACTCGTCTGCTGCTCTTCTCCTCAGCCGTGGACACCTCTATCCGTGTGTGGTCCCTGCAGGACCGCTCGTGTCTGGCCATTCTGACCTCACACTACAGTGCTGTCACGTCCCTCTCCTTTAGTGAGGATGGCCATACCATGCTCAGGTCAGCGGCTGGCCACACAGGGCTcgggtggaaggggagggatcTGGAACTGAGGGATCTATTTCTCCTCAGTTCTGGCCGTGATAAGATCTGCATAGTTTGGGACCTTCAGAGCTACCAGGCCAAGAGGACAGTGCCGGTGTTTGAGGTATAGCCTGACAAGCCAGGGCCAGTGAAGGGGGCAGGGATGGGAGTCCTGGCTGTATAGGCCCTGACCCTGCTCATCCGCAGAGTGTGGAAGCTGCTGTGCTGTTGCCCGAGGAGCCGGCACCTGAGCTGGGTGTGAAGAACTCAGGCTTACACTTCTTAACAGCTGGTGACCAAGGTGTGGGGAGGCTGGCCACATGTACATGAGGGACGGGGAGAAGCCTGTGGACCTCATCCCCCAACAGCCCTGTCCTCATATAGGGATCCTCCGTGTGTGGGAGGCTGCTTCTGGGCAGTGTGTGTACACCCAGCCACAGATGCCAGGACTAGGGCAAGAGCTGACCCATTGTACCCTGGCCCGCTCTGCGGGCCTGCTCCTCACTGTCACCACTGATCACAACCTGCTCCTTTATGAGGCACGTTCCTTACAGCTTCAGAAACAGGTTAGCACTTCCTCCTGCCGGTGCAGGGATTGGGGGTTAGGCTTCCTTTCTTACAGGCCCTCACTCACTGTGACCTTCCTATCTCCCGCAGTTTGCCGGCTATAGCGAGGAGGTGTTGGATGTTCGGTTCCTTGGGCCCAATGACTCTCATATTGTCGTGGCTTCCAACAGCCCTTGCCTGAAAGTGTTTGAGCTGCAGACTTTGGCCTGTCAGATCCTCCACGGTCACACAGGCAGGTCATGCCCTCTGACATCCCTGGCACCTTAGCCTGGCTTTGAcagcttcccttccctgccccctttGTATAGTTCATCTCTGAccactcttcccctctcttccagACATTGTCCTGGCCCTGGATGTGTTCCGGAAGGGGTGGCTTTTTGCCAGCTGTGCCAAGGTAAGACTCCATACGAGATACAAAGGAACAGGCCTCCCAAGTGATGAAAACAAAGGCAACGTCCCCATGACCCATCGCCTTTCTTCCATCCCTACTGTCTGCAGGATCAGAGCATACGCATCTGGAGGATGAACAAGGCTGGCCAGGTGGCCTGTGTCGCTCAGGGCTCCGGACACACACACAGCGTGGGCACCATCTGCTGTTCTAGGTACTGGATCAGGACCGGACCCAGGGGTATCCAAGGAGGTAGAGGCCCAAGCTATTGGTTTCTAGCCCAGGGTAGAGAATGGGTGTGCTGGTTTGACCACACTCTGAGGCTTTCACAAGGATGTAGAACAGAGAAGAGGCCCAAGGAGACTCAGGTACCATGGCAGATTTCTTGGAAGTGGCCTTGGAAGGTGGACAACATAGGAAAGACCTGAGACAGACAAAATGGCACTGAACAAGGTCCTGCTGGGGGAGGTGACCTTCACTAAGAGCTTGACTCTGGTTGGAACCAGTTGCTAGGTGTGGTGACTCTAAGGATAGGTGGTGCAAGCAGAGGCATTGGGGGCGATGTAGACCAATCTACATCCTGAGACTATCCCTCTGGTCCTGATGATGGTCTGGAAGGCCAGAGCTTGTTATACTGCAGACAGTGTCCTTGGACCTGAGCAATGTCTCCCTTTTTTGTTGGCTACAGGCTAAAAGAATCTTTCCTGGTGACAGGCAGCCAGGACTGCACTGTGAAGCTGTGGCCCCTCCCTGAAGCCCTGTTGTCCAAGAACACAGCTGTGGACAGTGGCCCAATGCTTCTGCAGGCCCAGACCACCCAGCGCTGCCATGACAAAGTAGCCGCACATGGCCTCTGGGATGGGGTGTGGCTGATCCCTAGCGTGGAGTGAGTGTCTGAGTTTTACCACCTGCTCTCATCACCAGGACATCAACAGTCTGGCTGTCTCCCCCAATGACAAGCTGTTAGCCACGGGCTCACAGGACCGCACAGCTAAGCTCTGGGCCTTGCCTCAGTGCCAATTGTTGGGTGTTTTTTCCGGCCACCGACGTGGCCTCTGG from Microtus ochrogaster isolate Prairie Vole_2 chromosome 7, MicOch1.0, whole genome shotgun sequence encodes:
- the Tbl3 gene encoding transducin beta-like protein 3; the encoded protein is MAEPAAGVSRFKANYAVERKIEPFYKGGKAQLDQTGNYLFCVCGTKVNILDVASGALLRSLEQEDQEDITAFDLSPNDEVLVTASRALLLAQWAWREGTVTRLWKAIHTAPVASMAFDTTSTLLATGGCDGTVRVWDIVQHYGTHHFRGSPGVIHLVAFHPDPTRLLLFSSAVDTSIRVWSLQDRSCLAILTSHYSAVTSLSFSEDGHTMLSSGRDKICIVWDLQSYQAKRTVPVFESVEAAVLLPEEPAPELGVKNSGLHFLTAGDQGILRVWEAASGQCVYTQPQMPGLGQELTHCTLARSAGLLLTVTTDHNLLLYEARSLQLQKQFAGYSEEVLDVRFLGPNDSHIVVASNSPCLKVFELQTLACQILHGHTDIVLALDVFRKGWLFASCAKDQSIRIWRMNKAGQVACVAQGSGHTHSVGTICCSRLKESFLVTGSQDCTVKLWPLPEALLSKNTAVDSGPMLLQAQTTQRCHDKDINSLAVSPNDKLLATGSQDRTAKLWALPQCQLLGVFSGHRRGLWNVQFSPTDQVLATASADGTIKLWALQDFSCLKTFEGHDASVLKVAFVSRGSQLLSSGSDGLLKLWTIKSNECVRTLDAHEDKVWGLHCSRLDDHAITGGSDSRIILWKDVTEAEQAEEQAKREEQVIKQQELDNLLHEKRYLRALGLAISLDRPHTVLTVIQAIRRDPEACEKLEATVLQLRRDQKEALLRFCVTWNTNSRHCHDAQAVLGVLLRHEAPEELLAYDGVRGTLEALLPYTERHFQRLSRTLQAATFLDFLWHNMKLSPLPAVPPAL